The genomic stretch CTGTAATGTCGATAGAGTTTTCGGCCTCATCAATACGCAATGTTGAGGATACGTTTTTATGACTGTTGAAATAATCGATCACTCTATAGTGAAGATATTTTACAAGATATCCTTTGGCACTTTCCTCATTATTGGTCTGGATACTTTCTGTATTTTCAAGAATTTTTATCCAAAGGTTCTGCAACAGCTCTTCGGTGACCTCTTTATCTTTTGTACGTGCAAAAACAAAACGGTATAAACTGTCCCAATATCGCTCATAGAGTGTCATAAAAGCAGGTCGGTCGCCTGTTTTTATTTTATGTAGTAATATTCTGTCTGTTGGGTTCATAATGATGTTGCAAAATTACCTAAAGGAAAATTAACGTTTTGTGAACTTTAAAGAATCCCATGTTAATTATTTTGAAGAAATGACGCTTATAATATGAATCAGATATTGATAAATAGTGAAATGAAAGGAAAATGATCTGCAATGTGAATATAATGTTAAAACCAAGTTGGGGAAGTTTTAAAATTCTGCTGTTTTATAGATGTAACTACGAATTGATAGTAAAATCTGTATGAGAAATTTAAATTTTAAAGATATTCAGGCATTTGTTTTCAGGCTTTGGCAAAGAGAGGTTTCAGACGAAATAATTTCGGAGAAAGAAACGGAACTTTTAGATCAGTGGAAGATCAATGTAGAGAAAGATCTGGAAAGCAATCATATTCTGGAGTCTAAAGCAAGAGTTCTCTTAGTTTTGGAATCTTATTTAACACAAACAACCTATATAAATCATCCGAATAGCTTTAGAAAGTATTTTTACCAAATTGCAGCTGTCATTTTACTTCTGTTTTCAGTAGGAGGCATTTTCTCTTATAATACTTTCTTTAAGCCGGATGTCTATGTCGCAGAAAAAGGAAATCAAAAAATATATCTGAAAGACGGTTCGGTGGTTACATTGTTTCCGGGTGCAGAACTTACTGTTGAAAAATCATTTCCGGCCGATACCAGAATGGTTGCTTTAAAAGGGGACGCTATTTTTTCGGTTGCAAAATCTAAAAAACATCCTTTCATTGTTCGTGCAGATGGTTTCAGTACCAAAGTTTTAGGAACGGTGTTTAAAATTACACAGTCTGGCAATGATAAAGCGGTGGATCTTTATGAAGGAAAAGTTGCCGTTTCGTATGTAGGTGCACCTGTTACATTCCTGAAACCTAATCAGAAATGGACAAACTTTGGAGTATCTCGTACAGCAGCAGTCATTTCTTTTACAAATGCCACTACATCTACCAAAAAATTACCTTCATTATTATCATTAAGTTTTAATGATGTTATGCTGAAGGAAGTAGCAGAGGTTCTTCAGAAAAACTACAGCATCAGCATTATTTACCCTAAAGAATTGGCAGAGAAGAAAATAACGGCAGATTTCACTGGCGGAAATACCGATGAAAATATTGAGGCATTGGCATTTATCCTAGACTTAGAGGTTCAGAAAGAAAAGCAAACCTATATTTTCAAAAAATAGCCTTTTGTAAGCATTGAAAACTAATAATCAGATAAAATTTTAATTAAAAGAAAACGTAAAAATGAAAAGTGTGAAATGTGGTTTTACAATTGCGGCTCTGTTCTTTACAGTAACAATAGAAGCCCAGGAATTAGTTCAAAAAGTATCTTTTTCTGCGCCGGTAGGTAAACCACTGATAGAAGTTTTGGAAGAATTTGCCGGAAAAACCAGAATGAGACTGGTATATTCCAAAACAGATATTAAAGAATTAAAGGTAAAAAGTATTAAGTGTGACAATATTCCTGTCAATGAATGTTTAAAAGATATTACAAGTGGTCTTCCTATTGTGCATCGTCTTCGGGGAGATCTCATTTCAATAAAATATCAAGGGTCAGATGTCTCTGCTCTAGGTGACGGCAGGGTTTCCGGGAAGATAGTAGATGAAATTGGTAACCCTGTGATCAGTGCAGACGTAAGCATTGCTGGAAAGAATGCATTAACAGATAGCAATGGTGATTTTTCGATAGAACTTCCTTCGGGATCTTATACATTAATTGTGAAAGCTACGAAATATGATGTTTTACGTGTAGAAAAATTATCGATCGTAAATAATCAAACCAACACTGTTTCATTTGTGATGAGGTCAGCTTCTGATAAGATCGCGAGTATAAAAGAAGTTGTGATTACAGGAACTCGAAAAGCAGATACACAGGCAGGATTATTGGCTTTACAGAAAAAAGCAGCACAGATGAGTGACGGAATTTCGGCTGAACAAATTTCCAAAACACCCGATAATGATTTGGGAGGAACGCTGAAAAGGATAACAGGTATTACTACAATTGATAATAAATATGTAGTGGTGCGCTCGATGGGAGAACGTTGGAATACAGCAGCGATGGATGGGATCAATCTTCCAAGTACAGAAGCTTATAACCAAAATTTTTCGTTCGATATTATTCCCAATTCCATGGTGGAAAGTGTGATTGTGAGCAAAACAGCTACTCCGGATATGAATGCAAGCTTTGCGGGAGGTTTTGTAGAAGTTAAAACTAAAGATATCCCCAACGAAAGCTTTACTACGGTAACAATGGGAACTTCCTACAATGATCAGACAACTTTTAAGGAATTTCTTACCAGAAAACGCGGAAAATATGATTACTTCGGGTATGATGACGGAACGAGAGATTTCCCTTTGGGCTTGAAGTTTACAAATTGGGAAAACCCTTTGTTCTTTGAACAATCGAGACAGTTTAAGAATGATAATTTTACCAATTATGCTACAATAGCAGATATGGGATCTAATTTCCAGATCGCGTTGGGAAGAAATTATAAGCTTAAAAATAATAGCAAATGGGGATTTGCAGGAGCTTTGATTGTAAGAAACGAACAAAATAAACTAGAGATCGATCACACAGGAAGAGGAAACTGGTTAGACACAAGTTACTTGCTTTCGGATTGGCAAACAACCGGCTCAAATCCTGTAGAATTTTACAACTTCAAAAACCAGGGAGCCTCATATAATTATAATTCTACGGTTGCCGGAATGTTGAATTTTGGATTGCAGCTGGGTAAAAACAGATTTTCATTCAGAAACTCTTATACTCATATTTATGATAATACCCTGACCAGAATTACAGGCTGGAATGAATATACTTCAGGAAGTGGTTTGCCGGCTAATGCAGAATTGGCTTACAATTATTTCTACAACGGAATTGTTCCCAATAATGATCCTGAACAGATAAAAACTTTAGACAGACCTTATACAAATAATGCCAATTATCCGATTTATCAAACTCTTTTACAAAATAAAATAGAAGGAAGTCATAAAATAGGTAATGTAGCGGTAGACTGGTTTGCGGCAAGAACGGGTGTAGCATCTGATACAAAAGATTATACATTGCACAATACGCTTTATAATTTCATCGGGACTGAAATTATAGCGTATCATGAAGCTAATAACTCTTCCAGCGATTTTGCGAGAGGGTATATAGAAAATAAAGAAACAGATTATAATTATGGTGCCTCTTTTAAATGGGGTAAAGATTTAGGAGATTTTAAAAATGATATAAAGGCCGGTTATGCAGGAGTATCTAAAAGCAATACCAATTTTCAGCAAAAATTTCTCTTAAGAGTTGACGAAAAAGTAACAGGAAGCAATCTTATGGCTTTGCAGGGTGCACTTTCTGAATGGTTGGATGGTTCGCACTATGTACCTGGTGGAATCGGATGGCAGACAAGACCGCTTTACACTGACGAACAATATAAAGGTAAAGTGGAGCAGCATGCAGGGTTTATTATGTTTGATAATCGATGGAAAAGCAAATTTAGATTGGTTTGGGGATTGAGGGCAGAATATTTTAAATATAAATTGCTTTCTCAGCAGCTAGATCCTAATGATCCACAGAATGTTTACAAAGAGGCGGTGGAGGACAAACCTTGGCAATTCATGCCTTCTGCGAATTTTACTTACAGCCCGACCAGTAAAACCAATGTGAGGCTTGCCTACAATAGAATGGTTATTCGTCCTCAGTTTAACGAAAGAACGGGATTGCCCTATTTTGATCCTATCGCGAACGGACTGATTCATAATACAGAAATGGTGTCGTCTGTGGTGAATAATTATGATTTTAAATTGGAATGGTTTCCAGGTTTAGGTGAAATATTCTCAGTCGGATTGTACTACAAAAATATAGACAGACCCATCGAAAGAGAAGGGTATATTTCAAATGAAGGAAACTTACATCTTTATAACGGGAATTCTAAAAATGCAGAACTGAAAGGATTTGAGGCTGAGGTAAGAAAAAATTTAAGTTTCATCGAAGCAGATTCTTTTTTCGAAAAACTCTTCATCAGCGGAAACTTCACCTATAACGATACCAAGGTAATATCTTTTAAAGACAGAACTAAAACCACAGATCTTGATGATACTTATGAGGTAGACAGACCGCTTTACGGTCAAACTCCTTATGCTTATAATTTAGGACTGATGTATGATGGTGAAAGGTTGGGAATAAGTCTTTTGTATAATGCAAAAGGTGAGCAATACATTACTGTAGGGTATGGTTACAACGGAGAAGAGATTCAAAGACCTTATGCAGTTGCAGATGCACAGCTTTCGTACAAATTTTTAAGAAACAGAAATTTGGAGGTGAAGTTTAATGCAAGAAATCTTTTCAATAGAGTGAAAGAGTTTTATAATAATTTCAATTCTTATTCGGTATCCAAAGGCGGCGGTTTACAAACAGAAAGAGAAATGCTGGAGCTTCTTCCCGGTGCTACCAATAAATATGATAAAAATATTGATAAAATTTTATTTCGTGCTTACAGCGGAAGAATATTCGGCTTAAGTGTGAACTATACTTTTTAATTATAAAGATAAAGAAAAGAGCTCAGTAGTGAAACGTACAGGTTTGGTATCCTGAAAGTGAATCAAAAAAATATAACTGATGAACGCGCAACACAGTTTCAGATTCATAAAAAATAACCAATGCCATCCGTTGTCCCAGACATTGGCAAAGAAAAAGGGAACTCTTCGATATAGCTCCTCCTGTAGCGTAGAGTAATAAAAACCAAATTGCTGAAATACAGAGGCGTGTATTTCTAAATTTTTTAAAAATCAGGCCGGAAAATATTAACCAGAAAGCTTGATGTCCAAAAAACTTTAACAATGAAAAAATTAACTTTAATCGCTGTAGCAGCATTGTCTCTTACTGCTTGTCAACATGATTCTTTAGTAGATTCTTCAGACTCTTTTAACATGAAAGCTACTTCTGCTGAATATCTTACTGCATCTGCTCTTCCTGTAACTTCAGTTAGCGGTGACATCACTTCTAGCACTGTCTGGAGCGGAGTAATAGAAATCAACGGTATTGTATCTGTAAAAAACGGAGCCACGCTTACTATTATGCCAGGTACATTTATTAAAGCTAAACCTAATGCGATAGGTGAAGGTTCTGGTATTTTGGTCATTACAAAAACCGGTAAAATTAATGCAACGGGTACAGAGTCTCAACCGATTATTTTTACAAGTTATAATTTATTAGACGGAAACGAAGATACTACGGCAACTTCTGGAGATTTCGGTGGAGTAGTGATCTTAGGAGATGCTCCTACAAACGTTCCTACAACAACTACTGTAGAAGGTTTAACAGGAAGTGATTTTTATTTCGGAGGTTCAAACACTGCTCACAACGGGGGAACCATGAAGTATGTTCGTATCGAGTTTGCAGGTTATGACTTTGTAGGTGCTAATTCTGGTAACGAAGTTAATGCTTTGACATTGGCCGGTGTTGGAAATGGTACTACTTTAGATCATATTCAGGTTTCTTTCGGTCAGGATGATTCTTTTGAATTTTTCGGAGGAACAGTGAATGCTTCTAACCTGATTTCTTTTGCTGCAGAAGATGATAACTTCGATTTTGATAACGGATATACAGGTACAATTACTTGTGCTCTTGCATTAGCAGATACCAACTCGTCGCATACCACAAGTGGTGGCGTTTCTGATACCAACGGTATCGAGCTAGATAACAATGCTTCAGGTACTTCAACTTCGTTGCTTACCCACCCTGTAATCAATAACCTAACTATCGTAGGACCAAGTACAAATGTATTTTCTACAGTTCCGGGGGTAGGTCCTGCTTACGAAAACGGAATTCATATTAGAAGAAACGGTAGATTAACATTAAATGATGCTGTTATTACAGGATATCCTACAGGGATAAAAGTAGAAGGTTCTGGTTCAGAATTATCTTCTGCATCTATCTATAGCTCGATCAAAGTTCATGGGTTTACCACTTCTGTTACAGGTCTTGGTACAGCAGGAATTCCTTCTGGAAACTTGTTTACAGGAGCTTCTGCTCAGCTTTTTGGTATGAGCCAGCCGTTTTTCAACATCGGAGGTTGGAATGTTTCTCCAAGAAACTGTGGTAACTACGACGGTATCTGGACAAAATATAATTTTGGTACAATAGACTAATACTTATCAAGCAGGGAGTGTAGCTTTTACATTCCCTGCTTTTACTTTTTTAATATTAATAATTGGCATTATGAAAAAAATAATTTTATTATCTGTAATACTTTTATCGAAGGCGGTATTTGCTCAAATCCCTGTTTGGATGAATACATTTGAAACACCAAGTGACTTACAAGGATGGACTTTCTATGATACAAACGGAAATGGAAACGGTTGGATGCAAGGACAAAATATCTATCACAACGGAACTTCATTAGCATACGGAACTGCAGGTGTTCTTCGTCATTCTATCAATTTGGTTCCTACAGGTAATGCAACAGGTTTTGCAACTGAAAACGATTGGATAGTTTCTCCGGAAATAGACCTTACGAATGTTGGCGGAACTATTACTTTAGCAGGATATATCGGAAGACAAAGGTCTAGCCATGCAAGTGTAAGCAGAGATTTATACATTTTTGTAAGCACCTCTCAGAAGCCTGTTCCAGGTCTTGCAGATTTTCAACAGTTAGCAACTGATGCTCAAAGTGCAGGTGGTGCAACATATAGATTTAGTGCTTCAAGTAACCTTCCGTCTGATCTTACACAGTTTGCAGAATCTTTGGTAAACATCTCAGCTTTTGCAGGAAAGAAAATTTATATAGGCCTTTGGTCAAACAGAATTTCATCCGGAGGAGCACCAAATTCTCAGAATATCAATATAGATGAGATGGCAATCTATGCTTCCGTTTTAAGTACAAAAGAAGTAAAAACGGGAAAAGCATTAAGTAAAATAATAGAAAATCCTGTATCATCTTCCTTACAAATAAAACTTGATGCAGCTTTAAAAGAAAACAACACAACAGTAAGTGTCTATAATATGGGCGGTCAGCAGATTTTAAAAACAAAATATTCTAAAAATATCAATGTAGCAGAATTTTCGGCAGGTACTTATATTGTTGAGGTATCAGACAGAATAGTCTCTGAGCGAATGAAATTTATTAAAAAATAGATTTCTCTTATAAAAATTTATAACCATGAAACTAAAACATATCCTCTGTAATTTTTTATAATTAAAACAATTGTTCTCAGCTTTTTATGTTTGGGCTGAGGCAATTTTTCTCATAAACAGTTTACTTTTTAAAATTAAATAAATGAAAAATATTTTAGCGCTGACTGTATTTTCACTGCTTTTTTCTTGTACAGACAATAGTTCTTTAGAAGTTTATGATAAAATTCAGAGGGCAGCACAGATAAATATTAAAGGATACTCAAAACCAGATGTTATTCAGATGAGACTCAACGGAGTTCCCATATCTGTTAATGGAAATACTTCTTACACCGAGAAAATAGAAACTCAGCTCAATTTTGTTGTAGACAAAGGTGAGACCGACGAAATTGGAATTTACAATAATCAAACCGGAGCTCAGATTGCTAAATACAATATCAATTTTGATAATGCTTTAGATTTCAAAGACTTGTATTTCTTTAATCTACCCGGAATTTATTTACAAACGTATGCTGTGAAACCTCAGGTTAATTTGGGCAGAGTAGGATTCGAATTTATTTTTCCTAATCTTGGTGAATTTTCGGGAGCATCTTTAGAAGGGGTAAAAGGTATTTTGAAGAGAGAAAACGGAACTGTACTTGCCGAATTTGATCACATTGGAAAAAAAGATTTTACAGCTGTTAAAATTTACACATTTTTCAGCGCTACGGCTCCTGTTTATCTGGAACTGTATAAAATTGGAGCCAATATTCCTTACACGGGTTCAGGTATTATAAAAGTGACTTTAAAACAGGATATTGGCGCTAATATGATTGTTCTTCAGGAAAAAATGGAGAATGGAGTTTGGGTAGTGAAAGGCGATATTGATGTTGCTGATTATTTATAAATAATCTTTAAATTTTATGAGCAAAACTTTTTTTAAAACTCAGTTACTGGCTTTAATTATATTATCTTTTTTGATAGTTTCTTGCAACCGTACAGATGATGAGGTGCCCAATTTTCCCGAAGGTAGCACCGAATCTGTGAATGTTTGGGTTCAGGACAGCATGAGACGATATTACTATTGGGCAGATCAGATGCCGCCAAAGCCCAATTATCATCTTCCGGTAAAAGACTTTTTTAAAAGTTTGTTGCTTCCTCAGGATCGTTTTTCATTTATCATTAATACAAGCGATGCATCTACTTATCCTCGTTCGGTAAGAAATATGTATGGCTTTGATTATGCTGTTTTGCAGTTGGAAAATGGTGAAATTGTTACGGTCATAAAATTAGTTTTGAAAAATTCTCCCGCTCTGAATGCCGGATTGGAAAGAGGAATGATCATCAAAAAAATCGACGGACAAAATATTACCGCTTCTAACGCGGAACAATTAACTTCATCCATAGCCGAAAAAACGATGATCGAGCTTACCGTAGGAAATTGGCAAAACGGATCGGTTGTTAATGAAAAAAACATTACAGTTTATTATGGGTATACTTTTGAGCAGCCTTTGACGTCTAAAATATTTGATAAAAACGGAAAGAAAACAGGATATCTTTATATTTATGATTTTCCGGATGGGATGAGTCAGGCTCTCAATCAGAAATTCGCAGAATTTAAAAGTGCGGGAGTGCAGGATTTGGTTCTTGATCTCCGATACAATTATGGAGGTTCTGTTTCATCAGCTGCAGCACTTTGTGCGTTGATTCCGGCAGGAATTTCTGCAAATTCTCAGTTTATTACCTATAAAGGAAATAAAAACGGGGGCGAAGTTAAAAGGTCTTTTTCACAACAAATTGCTTACGCTTCCAATGCGATTAATTTTAATGCTTTACAAGCCAATTCTCTTGGTTTACAAAAAGTATATGTTTTAACCTCAAAAAGCACTGCTTCTGCTTCTGAAATTGTTATCAATAATCTAAAACCTTATATGGAAGTCATTCAGGTTGGTGAAGTTACATTAGGAAAAGACATGGCCGGATTTGTAATTGAAGACAAGCGAAAACCTAAAAAAATTACTTGGCAGATACATCCTGTTATTTATAAAGTATTCAATGCCAATGGTGAAGGGAATTATAATAATGGGATTTTTCCGCAAATCTCTGTTAATGAATTTATATCATTGCCATTACTTCCTTTAGGCGATCCTGACGAAATATTGCTTTCTTCTGTGATGAATAAAATTTATTCAAAGTCTGTACATACAGAAGCTCAATCAAAAAGCGTAAAAATCTTATTTCAAAGTGATCGTCCTTTTACTGTTCTTTCAAAATTAAATTTTAAGTAAAATATGCAAGGTATCGAACCAAAATTTCATAATACTCTCATCGAAAGAGCTAAATATTACCGTTACTTATTGGTCGAATCACAAAAAGATACTGATTCTAATTACCCCATAGATATTGATGAAGTTTCTGAATTAGGTAATCTTTATGAAGAATATCTGAAAAATAAAAGCCAGCTTGAAAAAAGCATAAAAAAATACAAGGAATGTCATAAAAAAGCACAGGCACAGCTATCTTTAAAAATCCGAATTGTAAGAAGAAATTTAAGAAACGGATAAAGGTTTTACTTGAATTAAAAACTGTGAGTAATTTAATTAATTAAAAACAATAAATTACCGTAGACAACTATAAAGCTTCGTACAATATTATTAAGAATAAAATAATCCCACACTAACCATGTGGGATTATTTATTAATATATT from Chryseobacterium indoltheticum encodes the following:
- a CDS encoding RNA polymerase sigma factor, which translates into the protein MNPTDRILLHKIKTGDRPAFMTLYERYWDSLYRFVFARTKDKEVTEELLQNLWIKILENTESIQTNNEESAKGYLVKYLHYRVIDYFNSHKNVSSTLRIDEAENSIDITDTDYFEILEENDISVLFSMIDEVVSQLPVTEQKIYDLRIRKNLSVDETAEILGLSNKTVSNKLSKAIGKIREELTPEYKSSKKLISLLVLMEILVR
- a CDS encoding FecR family protein; amino-acid sequence: MRNLNFKDIQAFVFRLWQREVSDEIISEKETELLDQWKINVEKDLESNHILESKARVLLVLESYLTQTTYINHPNSFRKYFYQIAAVILLLFSVGGIFSYNTFFKPDVYVAEKGNQKIYLKDGSVVTLFPGAELTVEKSFPADTRMVALKGDAIFSVAKSKKHPFIVRADGFSTKVLGTVFKITQSGNDKAVDLYEGKVAVSYVGAPVTFLKPNQKWTNFGVSRTAAVISFTNATTSTKKLPSLLSLSFNDVMLKEVAEVLQKNYSISIIYPKELAEKKITADFTGGNTDENIEALAFILDLEVQKEKQTYIFKK
- a CDS encoding TonB-dependent receptor yields the protein MKSVKCGFTIAALFFTVTIEAQELVQKVSFSAPVGKPLIEVLEEFAGKTRMRLVYSKTDIKELKVKSIKCDNIPVNECLKDITSGLPIVHRLRGDLISIKYQGSDVSALGDGRVSGKIVDEIGNPVISADVSIAGKNALTDSNGDFSIELPSGSYTLIVKATKYDVLRVEKLSIVNNQTNTVSFVMRSASDKIASIKEVVITGTRKADTQAGLLALQKKAAQMSDGISAEQISKTPDNDLGGTLKRITGITTIDNKYVVVRSMGERWNTAAMDGINLPSTEAYNQNFSFDIIPNSMVESVIVSKTATPDMNASFAGGFVEVKTKDIPNESFTTVTMGTSYNDQTTFKEFLTRKRGKYDYFGYDDGTRDFPLGLKFTNWENPLFFEQSRQFKNDNFTNYATIADMGSNFQIALGRNYKLKNNSKWGFAGALIVRNEQNKLEIDHTGRGNWLDTSYLLSDWQTTGSNPVEFYNFKNQGASYNYNSTVAGMLNFGLQLGKNRFSFRNSYTHIYDNTLTRITGWNEYTSGSGLPANAELAYNYFYNGIVPNNDPEQIKTLDRPYTNNANYPIYQTLLQNKIEGSHKIGNVAVDWFAARTGVASDTKDYTLHNTLYNFIGTEIIAYHEANNSSSDFARGYIENKETDYNYGASFKWGKDLGDFKNDIKAGYAGVSKSNTNFQQKFLLRVDEKVTGSNLMALQGALSEWLDGSHYVPGGIGWQTRPLYTDEQYKGKVEQHAGFIMFDNRWKSKFRLVWGLRAEYFKYKLLSQQLDPNDPQNVYKEAVEDKPWQFMPSANFTYSPTSKTNVRLAYNRMVIRPQFNERTGLPYFDPIANGLIHNTEMVSSVVNNYDFKLEWFPGLGEIFSVGLYYKNIDRPIEREGYISNEGNLHLYNGNSKNAELKGFEAEVRKNLSFIEADSFFEKLFISGNFTYNDTKVISFKDRTKTTDLDDTYEVDRPLYGQTPYAYNLGLMYDGERLGISLLYNAKGEQYITVGYGYNGEEIQRPYAVADAQLSYKFLRNRNLEVKFNARNLFNRVKEFYNNFNSYSVSKGGGLQTEREMLELLPGATNKYDKNIDKILFRAYSGRIFGLSVNYTF
- a CDS encoding T9SS-dependent choice-of-anchor J family protein, with protein sequence MKKIILLSVILLSKAVFAQIPVWMNTFETPSDLQGWTFYDTNGNGNGWMQGQNIYHNGTSLAYGTAGVLRHSINLVPTGNATGFATENDWIVSPEIDLTNVGGTITLAGYIGRQRSSHASVSRDLYIFVSTSQKPVPGLADFQQLATDAQSAGGATYRFSASSNLPSDLTQFAESLVNISAFAGKKIYIGLWSNRISSGGAPNSQNINIDEMAIYASVLSTKEVKTGKALSKIIENPVSSSLQIKLDAALKENNTTVSVYNMGGQQILKTKYSKNINVAEFSAGTYIVEVSDRIVSERMKFIKK
- a CDS encoding S41 family peptidase is translated as MSKTFFKTQLLALIILSFLIVSCNRTDDEVPNFPEGSTESVNVWVQDSMRRYYYWADQMPPKPNYHLPVKDFFKSLLLPQDRFSFIINTSDASTYPRSVRNMYGFDYAVLQLENGEIVTVIKLVLKNSPALNAGLERGMIIKKIDGQNITASNAEQLTSSIAEKTMIELTVGNWQNGSVVNEKNITVYYGYTFEQPLTSKIFDKNGKKTGYLYIYDFPDGMSQALNQKFAEFKSAGVQDLVLDLRYNYGGSVSSAAALCALIPAGISANSQFITYKGNKNGGEVKRSFSQQIAYASNAINFNALQANSLGLQKVYVLTSKSTASASEIVINNLKPYMEVIQVGEVTLGKDMAGFVIEDKRKPKKITWQIHPVIYKVFNANGEGNYNNGIFPQISVNEFISLPLLPLGDPDEILLSSVMNKIYSKSVHTEAQSKSVKILFQSDRPFTVLSKLNFK